One window of Athalia rosae chromosome 4, iyAthRosa1.1, whole genome shotgun sequence genomic DNA carries:
- the LOC105688535 gene encoding forkhead box protein K1: protein MSTYSRTQESDAWALLALKSAPASPSKVQWNPEAKGMPIARLEGREFEYMVRQKRITIGRNSSKGEVDVNMGHSSFISRKHLEIFYDHPYFFMICNGKNGVFVDGVFQRKGAPAFQLPKSCTFRFPSTNIRLVFQSLIDEQDQTNVRVPSPPKQRAPLPPLRINIPDTGYSSPFPSPTGTISAANSCPASPRAGQGRRNISADLQMVAAYAAAVASGPQNSGIEVGQSSSRQMSPEPGTEPRYRGGSSSGGPNGTPAQYSPPKDDSKPPYSYAQLIVQAIASASDKQLTLSGIYSYITKNYPYYRTADKGWQNSIRHNLSLNRYFIKVPRSQEEPGKGSFWRIDPQSEAKLIEQAFRRRRQRGVPCFRAPFGLSSRSAPASPSHVGISGLMTPECLSREGSPGPESYPDSSVPSPAGQLTSQSAPGSPGHPYAPPSNHKGRLMQQITVVTNGVNSEGPREDKYLVAGVVGEEHSLSPAGQYSPAPVIVQTSYNYSGSFIGPDTSVGPGKRAFEEPDSSPGSPAPLAIVESPEPPDHQQQPKRQRVRDADDH from the exons ATGTCTACGTATTCGCGGACGCAGGAGAGTGACGCCTGGGCGTTATTGGCATTGAAATCTGCGCCCGCAAGCCCATCAAAAGTGCAATGGAACCCAGAGGCAAAGGGAATGCCGATTGCGCGGCTCGAGGGCCGCGAGTTCGAGTATATGGTTCGTCAGAAGCGAATAACCATCGGGCGTAACAGCAGCAAAGGCGAGGTCGATGTAAATATGGGACACTCGAGTTTCATATCGAGGAAACACTTGGAGATATTCTACGACCACCCGTACTTCTTCATGATCTGCAACGGCAAGAACGGGGTATTCGTCGACGGTGTTTTTCAGCGCAAGGGAGCCCCCGCATTTCAGCTGCCGAAATC GTGTACTTTCAGATTTCCGAGTACCAACATTAGGCTTGTATTTCAATCACTAATTGACGAACAGGACCAGACTAATGTGAGGGTACCATCTCCACCAAAGCAAAGAGCACCACTACCCCCTCTACGCATCAATATACCCGATACAGGGTATAGCAGTCCATTTCCATCTCCGACGGGGACTATAAGTGCTGCTAATTCGTGTCCTGCAAGTCCAAGGGCAGGTCAGGGAAGAAGAAACATTTCCGCGGATCTGCAAATGGTTGCTGCGTATGCGGCAGCTGTTGCCAGTGGTCCGCAGAATTCCGGTATAGAGGTTGGCCAGAGTTCGAGTAGACAAATGAGTCCTGAACCTGGAACAGAGCCTCGTTATAGAGGTGGCTCTAGTAGCGGCGGTCCCAATGGAACTCCTGCTCAATACAGTCCCCCAAAGGACGACTCGAAACCTCCGTATTCTTATGCCCAACTCATTGTACAGGCGATAGCATCTGCTTCTGATAAGCAACTGACGCTTTCTGGAATCTATTCCTACATTACAAAGAATTATCCGTACTATAGGACAGCTGATAAAGGCTGGCAAAATTCTATTAGGCACAATCTCTCGCTTAACAGATACTTTATCAAAGTACCCAGGAGTCAAGAAGAGCCAGGCAAAGGATCTTTCTGGAGGATAGATCCACAATCAGAAGCTAAACTTATCGAACAAGCATTTAGGAGGAGAAGACAGCGGGGAGTGCCTTGTTTCAGAGCACCATTCGGCTTATCATCCAG AAGTGCCCCAGCTTCACCATCTCACGTGGGCATAAGTGGGCTGATGACACCAGAGTGCCTGAGTCGAGAAGGATCCCCTGGACCTGAATCTTACCCTGACAGTTCAGTACCATCGCCAGCAGGTCAGCTCACAAGTCAGTCGGCTCCAGGTTCACCTGGCCATCCATACGCTCCACCTTCTAATCACAAGGGTCGGCTGATGCAACAGATTACCGTTGTTACAAATGGAGTCAACAGTGAAGGCCCCAGAGAAG ATAAATATTTGGTGGCCGGTGTCGTTGGAGAAGAACACTCATTATCTCCTGCAGGACAATACAGTCCAGCCCCTGTTATTGTACAAACTTCCTATAACTACAG TGGAAGCTTCATTGGACCTGATACAAGCGTTGGACCTGGCAAACGAGCGTTCGAAGAGCCGGACAGCTCACCAGGCTCACCAGCGCCTTTAGCTATTGTCGAAAGTCCGGAGCCCCCTGATCATCAGCAGCAGCCTAAGCGTCAACGTGTCCGTGATGCCGATGATCACTGA